The nucleotide sequence TCAGTTGCGCCACGAGGCCATTGTTGTTCTTGTTTTACGGGTGCAAAGGTACGACCTTTTTTGAAACCTGCAAACTTTTTCACAACTTTTTCACAAATTATTTTCTTCTTACTTTACTTGCACTCTCCAGCCGAAGGGATCTTCAGCCTTGTTATACTGAATGTTAAGTATCGCTTGTTTGATTTTATCGGTATATAATTCAGCAGGACGATTTACGCTGTAATCTTTGCCTTTATAGCCAAATCCAGATATAGGGCTAATCACAGCTGCCGTTCCACAACCAAATGCTTCTTTCAATTCACCTTTTTCAGATGCTTCGATAAGTTCGGTTACTTTCACGGGGCGTACTTCGGTTTTGATACCTAATTTTTCGGCTACTGCAATGATACTTTTACGAGTTACCCCATCGAGAATACGCTCACTGGTAGGGCAAGTAACAAGGGTATCACCAAAACGGAACCATAGGTTCATTGTACCTGCTTCTTCTAAGAATTGGTGTGTAGCATCGTCTGTCCACATCACTTGTTGGTAACCTTCATTGGCAGCTTCTTGGGTAGGGAAAAACTGACCTGCGTAGTTACCTGCTGCTTTAGCAAAACCAAAACCTCCATTAGCAGCACGGCTATAATAGTCTGCTATTTTTACTTTTACATCGCCTTTGTAATAAGCTTGTACAGGGGCAGTAATAATCATAAAGAGGTAGTTTTTAGCAGGAGCCGCTTGTACGCCAGCAGTAGTAGCAATCATAAATGGGCGCAAATAGAGGGCATTGCCAAATCCGGGTTTTATCCACTCACTATCAATATCTACAAGAGTACGGAGAGCTTGGTCAAACCATTCTTCAGGAAACTCAGGCATTGCCAAGCGTGAGCAGGATTTATTGATACGTTTGTAGTTTTCTTGCGGACGGAATAGAAAAACGTGTCCGTTGTCGTCCTTATAAGCTTTCATTCCCTCAAAAACAGCTTGTCCGTAGTGAAATACGCTTGCTGAAGGCTCAAGGGTTATAGGAGCATAAGGTTTGATGGTTGGGTTTTGCCACTGTCCATCTTTGTATTCACAGATGAACATATGGTCAGCAAAAGTTTTACCAAAACTCAGTTTTGAAAAGTCTATCTGGTTAATACGACTTTCTTTTACTTTTTCAATCTTTAAATTCATATTGTTTTAGTTTTTGATTTTGTCTAAATTTTTGTCAAAGGTACAAAATATTTTTTAACTTTGTCGCGTAAAACACAAAAATCTTTACCTATATTTTTCAACACACTAACTATTAAACGATTACTTGTTATCTTTTATCTTTTACCTGAATAATGACTCACGAACTTATAAAAACCTCTGATGGCTCTACTAGTCTTTATATTCCACAGTTAGACGAGACCTATCACTCAGTACACGGTGCGCTTCAAGAAACCCAACACGTGTTTATCAAAAACGGATTGCAACTGTTTGACCATCAAAGCATCTCTATCTTAGAAATTGGCTTTGGTACGGGGCTTAACGCTTTGGCTACTTACAAGGAACACGAATCCTTGCAACTGAATATTCGTTACGAAACGGTAGAAGCCTACCCACTTTCGTGTGACGAAGCCTCGCAAATGAACTTTCCACAGATGCTCAACGCTCCAGCACTCGTGCCCGTTTTTGAGCAGATGCACCGTTGTGAGTGGAACAAACTCATTACCATATTACCCTCTTTTAGTTTCAAAAAGCGATTACAACGTTTTGAAACTATCAACGATACCGATACTTTCAACCTTATTTATTTCGATGCTTTTGGGGCGCAAGTACAACCTGAATTATGGCAAGAAGCTATTTTCCAACGAATGTACACTGCTCTCAAACAAGGAGGCTATTTGGTAACCTACGCTGCCAAAGGCTCTGTACGCCGTGCGATGCAAGCTTGTGGCTTTACGGTGGAGCGATTGCCTGGTCCGCCTATGAAAAGGGAAATGTTACGCGCTCACAAGGATTAAAACCTAAATGTCCGTTTTCCACATACAAAGGAAAAGGTATATTGTTTGTATACAGCATTCCCGTGCCTAAGCCTTGGGGCATTGAGCTGTGAAGTGTGTACGTCCACTGTGCGATGGCATTGAGCCCTATATTGCTTTCCAAAGCCGAGGTTACCCACCAACCTATGCCTAATGTTTCGGCGAGGGTTATCCATTCTTCAGAACCTCTATAACCTCCTATAAGCGAAGGTTTTAAAATGATATACTGCGGTTGTATCTCTCTCAGAAGTCGTTGTTTTTCTTCCCTTGTAAATACCCCTATCAGCTCCTCGTCTAGGGCGATAGGCAGAGGTGTTTGCTCACATAGTTCAGCCATCGCTTCCCACTGTCCTGCCCGTATAGGTTGCTCAATAGAGTGTAATTGCAAAGTAGCCAAGCGTTCTAAATACCTCAGTGCCTCAGTTGCTTGAAACGCACCATTAGCATCTACCCGTATTTCTATATCGCTTGCCGAAAACTCATTGCGCAAGGCTTTCAAGATACGGTATTCTTCTTCAAAGTCAATCGCTCCTATCTTCATTTTGATACAGCGAAAACCCTGAGCGAGTTTCTCTTTTATCTGCGCTTTCATAAAGTCGGGAGAGCCCATCCAAATGAGTCCATTGATAGGTATAGCGTCTTTTCCCTTCGTAAAGTTCGAAGGAAAGAGCTCGTACCAGTGTGGAGCTGCTACCGACCTAAAGGCTTGTTCCACACCAAATTGTATAGACGGAAAAGTCTTGAGCTCTTCTAATAAAGCCTTTTCTCCCAAGTGTAAGTGTTGTTCTACCCATTGCAATTTAGCCTCATAATCAGGTACGTCATCGGCACTAAGCCCACGAAAGAGGTTGCATTCTCCTATGCCTTTTTTGCCCTCTTGTTCTATTACCAAAAAAAAGGTCTCTTTGGAGGTAAGAACCCCTCTTGATGTCCCTGAAGGACGTTTAAAATTGAGAATGTGTTTAATCATAATTTGGTGCGAGCCGCGCGAGCATTTTATCAATTTTCTAATTTTTTAATTGCTAACTACTAATTTTCTATAGTTTTTATCTATTTGTATCAATTCGACTGTGGTATAAGTATTAGGCAAGTATTTTTCAACCTTTTCCGCCCATTCAATAAAACACCAATCGCCCGAATAGAGGTATTCTTCGAAGCCAATATCAAAAGCCTCTTCCTCGTTTTTAATACGGTAGAAATCGAAGTGGTAAATACGACTATCAGCACCTTCATAAGGGTTCACAAGGCTAAAAGTAGGGCTACTCACATTGTCTGTACTACCTAAGGTACGCACCAAGGCTTTGATGAGTGTTGTTTTGCCAAATCCCATTCCTCCTCTGAAAATCACCACTTTGCAGTGTAAGTGAGGAAGAAGTTTTTTTGCAATTGTATCGATATCCGCTAAAGTGTAGGTAAATTCCATAACGTTATTTTTGAGGGCAAAGTTAGCAAATAATTGCGAATGACCTTCGTTCGACATTGAAAAGAATTTTTAATGTTATATACAAAAATCTTAAAAAATCAAAAAATGGAAATTAACTGAATTATAGAAATTATATTATTTTTAACTATTGTATATCAAGTGTTTATATACCTTTTGTATAACAATCTTCCAAGATTCGTTCAAGGTTCCTATAAGCTTCCTATAAGCTAAGTATAAGTTATCTCCTAAATTTAAAAGTTCTTTTTATTTTAAAAAATATTCTTTTTCTCTTTTTTGTTTTCAAAAACTTTCGTATCTTTGACCCAAAATTAGTAGTTGCTAATTGTTATTCTCAATTATTCATTGAATATGATATATATAGAATTATTAATCGTGCTCCTCGCTATCTTTGTAGGAGCCAGAGTAGGAGGTATTGGGCTCGGTATCTTCGGTATGATAGGTTTAGGAATTCTAGTTTTTTGTTTCGGACTCAAACCTGGCGATCCGCCTATCGATGTAATGCTTATCATTGTAGCAGTTATTACAGCGGCTGCTACCTTGCAAGCAGCGGGAGGTTTAGATTATTTGGTGAAGGTAGCCGAGAAAATTCTGCGCAAAAATCCCGCTATGATTACCTTCTTGGCGCCTGTAGTCTGTTACTTTTTTACTTTGTTTTCAGGTACAGGTCACATTGCCTATTCGCTTTTGCCCATCATCTCCGAAATTGCTACCGATAGCAAGGTACGCCCTGAGCGTCCCCTTTCTATATCGGTAATAGCTTCGCAACAGGCTATTACAGCCAGCCCTATTTCGGCAGCTACAGCCGCTTTACTTTCAGCTGAGCTCTTAGGTAGTAAAGGTATTACGCTGGGCAATATCCTGATGGTGTGTATTCCCGCTACGATTATCGGGGTGATTGTAGGTGCTATAGCCGTGAGTTTTATGGGCGTTCCTCTCGAAAAAGACCCTGAATACCAACGCCGTTTACGTGAAGGTCTTTTAGAAAAAGAAAGTCATACCGCTTTGCAAATGACCGGTAAAGACCTGCAAAGAGCCAAAACGTCAGTGATTATATTCCTTATAGGAGTCCTCTCTATCGTACTTTTTGGTTCTATTGATAGCCTCCGTCCATCTTTTGAAGTAGGAGGTGAGAAAGTGCAAATGGGAATGACCCAACTCATCGAAATTATAATGATGTCTATCGCTGGCTTGATGATTATCTTTGCTCGAGTGGACATCAACAAAGCAGTAAAAGGCTCGGTATTTATTGCAGGTATGCAAGCCGTGATAGCTATTTTTGGGATTGCTTGGATGGGCGATACCTTTTTCAATGGCAATATTGAGTTCTTCAAAATGCACATCGAACAAATAGTTACACAATATCCTTTCCTTTTTGCAGTAGCTCTTTTTGTAATGTCTGTTCTTTTATTTAGTCAAGCCGCTACGGTACGAACTCTTTATCCGTTAGGGATTGCCTTAGGCATTCACCCAATGGCAATGATAGCAATGTTCCCTGCTGTGAATGGCTATTTTTTTATCCCTAATTATCCTACCGTAGTTGCTGCTATCAATTTCGATAGAACTGGCACCACTCGCATAGGCAAGTACGTGCTGAACCACTCGTTCCAAATTCCTGGTTTTGTAGCTACTATTGTAGCCATTGCGGTAGGTTACCTAATAATTATGTTTATGTGAAATATCTAATTTCTAATTCTTAACTTTCCATTCAAAACTAATAACTAAAATTATATATGATGACATTGATGAAAAAAATTGCCCTCTCATTGCTCTTAATGATGACTGTAGCAGTCTTTGCGCAACAAAAGCCAAAGATTCGTATTTTAGCTACTGGCGGTACTATCGCTGGAGTAAGTAAATCGAATACTGAAACCAACTATAAAGCTGGTGAGATCGGTATTTACCAACTCTTAGACGCAGTACCTGAAGTGAAGAACGTAGCCAATGTAAGTGGTGAACAGATTGTGAAAATCGGTTCACAAGATATGAACGATGAGGTATGGCTCACCCTTGCCAAACGCATCAATCAATTGCTCAACAAAGAAGGATACGACGGAGTGGTAATCACTCACGGTACCGATACAATGGAAGAAACCGCCTACTTCCTCAACCTTACCGTACACAGCAAAAAACCTGTGGTAATGGTAGGAGCAATGCGTCCTGCTACCGGTATGAGTGCCGATGGTCCTCTAAACCTCTATAACGCAGTAGTAACTGCTGCCGATAAAAATGCTATGGGACGTGGAGTAATGGTTTGTATGAACGATATTGTACTTGATGCTAAAGATGTGATTAAAACCAATACTACAGCTGTCGAAACTTTCCAAGGTGCTAACTATGGCAAATTGGCATACATTCACAACGGTAAGGTATTCTTTAATCGTACTCCTGAAAACAAACACACTTATCAATCAGTGTTTAATGTTGATAATTTGAAACAATTGCCTAAAGTAGGTATCGTATACAGTTATTCTAATGTATCTGAATTACCAATGAAAGCTTTTATGGACGCTAAATTCGATGGTATTGTACACGCAGGAGTAGGTAATGGTAACCTCTATCACACTATTTTCGATTTGGCAGTAAAAGCTAGAGAGCAAGGCATTCAGTTTGTGCGTTCTTCACGCGTACCTACAGGAGCAACAACTCTCGATGCCGAAGTAGACGATGCTAAATATCAATTTGTAGCTTCACAAACACTCAACCCACAAAAAGCTCGTGTTCTATTGATGTTGGCACTCACTAAAACTAAGGATTGGAAACAAATCCAAAAATACTTTAATGAATATTAAGATTTAGTCTTTAATCGTTAGTACTTAGCTAACGATTAAAGACTAACAATTAACGACTAATTTATACTATGAAAAAAATATTATTGGCAATGAGCCTTCTGGTAGGAGGTGTTGCCACTGCACAACAAGATTTGCAAGACCAAATCAACCAATTGAGGGCAGAAATTGACCAGTTAAAAGCTACTGCTCCTGCGCCTCTACCTATGTCACAAGATGGAGAAGAAAACCCTATTCATAAGAAGTTTAATATGTACTTCAACTTTCAATCGAGCTTTGATCTTGAAAAAGTAAAAGACCAAGATATGACTGCTCAATTCAAAGCGCGCCAATTGCGATTGGAGGTTCGAGGTGATATTACCGACCGTATTTTCTACCGCTTCCGTCATCGTTTGAACAAATCAAATGCAGGAACTTCTTTGGATAATCTCGCCAAAGCTACCGATATGCTCTATGCAGGTTTCCGTTTAGACGATAAATGGGCACTCACTGCAGGTAAAATGTGCCAAGCGTGGGGAGGTTTTGAGTTTGACCTAAACCCAATGAACATCTATGAATATTCTGATTTCGTAGACCATATGGATAATTTTATGTTAGGTGCGATGATTACTTATGCCCCTAATAAAAATCACGAGTTTAATTTCCAAATTACCGATGTGCGTAATGATAGTTTTGAAAAACTATACGCAGGAAGTAGCTTTGAAGCAAGCAAATCACCACTTACTTATATTTTTAACTGGAATGGTAGTTTCTTTGATAATAAATTGCAAACACGTTGGGGAGCAGGGATTCAGCAAGAGGCTAAAAATATAGCCAATTCGATGGTTATGTTGGGTACTAAGCTAAACTTACCTAAGTTTCAAGTCTTCTTCGATTATATGATGGCTTATGAAAACTTAGACCGTTTGCAATACGCTTCTGTTTATACCACAACAGCCGTAGCTGTTCCTGCTTATTTAGAAGATACATCTTATAATTCTTTTGTAGTAAAAGCCGAATACCAGCCTATTCCACAACTGAATATTTTTGCACAAGGAATGTATGAAATGGCTGATGTGAAAAATAGTAGTCTCCCTTCTGGGGCTTATAATAACAACTATCGTTCTTATGGCTATTATGCAGGGGTTGAATATTTGCCTTTTGAAAAGCAAGATTTGCGTTTCTTCTTGGCTTATATAGGGCGAGCATATGATTATGAACACCAACCGCTTTCTCCTATGTTAGATAAAAATAGAGTAAGTATTGGTTTGATGTACCGTATTAAGGCATTTTAGTGAATAGTGGATATAGCTGTTAAACATATTACATTACAACAATTCTCCACACCTGTACGTGTGGAGAATTATTGTGTATTTATATTTCGAGGAGAAGGAACTATTGCCGTAGATACGGTGCCCTATTCCTATGAAGGTAATACACTACTTTTTCTATCACCTTATCAATATTTTCAATGGGTAGAAGGTACTGCGAATGATAACCTACTGTTGGAATTCCACGGTGATTTCTACTGTATTGAGTACCACAAAAAAGAAGTAGCCTGTAACGGACTCCTATTTAACGCTATCTTCTTGCATCCTCATATCAAGGTTACTGATAAACGTTTTGCTGAAATAATAACTCTTTTTGAACGTATAGAAGACGAAAGCAAAACGCCTTCCCTTTATTCAGAACCAGTACTCAAATCATACTTGCAACTTATTTTGGCTTTAGCAAGTAAAGAAAAAAGCCTATTGTTAGAGCATACCTCTCTTAAAACTGAACATCATTTAGCTAACGACTTTCAAAAACTCTTAGAAGACCATTTTATTACAGAACGCAACGTGTCCTTTTATGCATCAGCATTATGCCTTACTCCCGATAGTTTTAGCAAGAAAATAAAAACACTTTTAGGGAAAACACCCAATAAACTCATACAAGAACGTGTAGTACTCGAAGCTAAAAAACTGCTTCATCTCACCTATAAATCCATTAAAGAAGTAGCCTTTGAACTCAACTTTGAAGATGAGTTTTATTTCAGTAGGTTCTTTAAGAAAA is from Capnocytophaga ochracea DSM 7271 and encodes:
- a CDS encoding branched-chain amino acid aminotransferase, whose amino-acid sequence is MNLKIEKVKESRINQIDFSKLSFGKTFADHMFICEYKDGQWQNPTIKPYAPITLEPSASVFHYGQAVFEGMKAYKDDNGHVFLFRPQENYKRINKSCSRLAMPEFPEEWFDQALRTLVDIDSEWIKPGFGNALYLRPFMIATTAGVQAAPAKNYLFMIITAPVQAYYKGDVKVKIADYYSRAANGGFGFAKAAGNYAGQFFPTQEAANEGYQQVMWTDDATHQFLEEAGTMNLWFRFGDTLVTCPTSERILDGVTRKSIIAVAEKLGIKTEVRPVKVTELIEASEKGELKEAFGCGTAAVISPISGFGYKGKDYSVNRPAELYTDKIKQAILNIQYNKAEDPFGWRVQVK
- the mnmD gene encoding tRNA (5-methylaminomethyl-2-thiouridine)(34)-methyltransferase MnmD encodes the protein MTHELIKTSDGSTSLYIPQLDETYHSVHGALQETQHVFIKNGLQLFDHQSISILEIGFGTGLNALATYKEHESLQLNIRYETVEAYPLSCDEASQMNFPQMLNAPALVPVFEQMHRCEWNKLITILPSFSFKKRLQRFETINDTDTFNLIYFDAFGAQVQPELWQEAIFQRMYTALKQGGYLVTYAAKGSVRRAMQACGFTVERLPGPPMKREMLRAHKD
- a CDS encoding o-succinylbenzoate synthase — translated: MIKHILNFKRPSGTSRGVLTSKETFFLVIEQEGKKGIGECNLFRGLSADDVPDYEAKLQWVEQHLHLGEKALLEELKTFPSIQFGVEQAFRSVAAPHWYELFPSNFTKGKDAIPINGLIWMGSPDFMKAQIKEKLAQGFRCIKMKIGAIDFEEEYRILKALRNEFSASDIEIRVDANGAFQATEALRYLERLATLQLHSIEQPIRAGQWEAMAELCEQTPLPIALDEELIGVFTREEKQRLLREIQPQYIILKPSLIGGYRGSEEWITLAETLGIGWWVTSALESNIGLNAIAQWTYTLHSSMPQGLGTGMLYTNNIPFPLYVENGHLGFNPCERVTFPFS
- the tsaE gene encoding tRNA (adenosine(37)-N6)-threonylcarbamoyltransferase complex ATPase subunit type 1 TsaE, producing MSNEGHSQLFANFALKNNVMEFTYTLADIDTIAKKLLPHLHCKVVIFRGGMGFGKTTLIKALVRTLGSTDNVSSPTFSLVNPYEGADSRIYHFDFYRIKNEEEAFDIGFEEYLYSGDWCFIEWAEKVEKYLPNTYTTVELIQIDKNYRKLVVSN
- a CDS encoding anaerobic C4-dicarboxylate transporter family protein, with amino-acid sequence MIYIELLIVLLAIFVGARVGGIGLGIFGMIGLGILVFCFGLKPGDPPIDVMLIIVAVITAAATLQAAGGLDYLVKVAEKILRKNPAMITFLAPVVCYFFTLFSGTGHIAYSLLPIISEIATDSKVRPERPLSISVIASQQAITASPISAATAALLSAELLGSKGITLGNILMVCIPATIIGVIVGAIAVSFMGVPLEKDPEYQRRLREGLLEKESHTALQMTGKDLQRAKTSVIIFLIGVLSIVLFGSIDSLRPSFEVGGEKVQMGMTQLIEIIMMSIAGLMIIFARVDINKAVKGSVFIAGMQAVIAIFGIAWMGDTFFNGNIEFFKMHIEQIVTQYPFLFAVALFVMSVLLFSQAATVRTLYPLGIALGIHPMAMIAMFPAVNGYFFIPNYPTVVAAINFDRTGTTRIGKYVLNHSFQIPGFVATIVAIAVGYLIIMFM
- the ansB gene encoding L-asparaginase 2, with protein sequence MMTLMKKIALSLLLMMTVAVFAQQKPKIRILATGGTIAGVSKSNTETNYKAGEIGIYQLLDAVPEVKNVANVSGEQIVKIGSQDMNDEVWLTLAKRINQLLNKEGYDGVVITHGTDTMEETAYFLNLTVHSKKPVVMVGAMRPATGMSADGPLNLYNAVVTAADKNAMGRGVMVCMNDIVLDAKDVIKTNTTAVETFQGANYGKLAYIHNGKVFFNRTPENKHTYQSVFNVDNLKQLPKVGIVYSYSNVSELPMKAFMDAKFDGIVHAGVGNGNLYHTIFDLAVKAREQGIQFVRSSRVPTGATTLDAEVDDAKYQFVASQTLNPQKARVLLMLALTKTKDWKQIQKYFNEY
- a CDS encoding OprO/OprP family phosphate-selective porin, which produces MKKILLAMSLLVGGVATAQQDLQDQINQLRAEIDQLKATAPAPLPMSQDGEENPIHKKFNMYFNFQSSFDLEKVKDQDMTAQFKARQLRLEVRGDITDRIFYRFRHRLNKSNAGTSLDNLAKATDMLYAGFRLDDKWALTAGKMCQAWGGFEFDLNPMNIYEYSDFVDHMDNFMLGAMITYAPNKNHEFNFQITDVRNDSFEKLYAGSSFEASKSPLTYIFNWNGSFFDNKLQTRWGAGIQQEAKNIANSMVMLGTKLNLPKFQVFFDYMMAYENLDRLQYASVYTTTAVAVPAYLEDTSYNSFVVKAEYQPIPQLNIFAQGMYEMADVKNSSLPSGAYNNNYRSYGYYAGVEYLPFEKQDLRFFLAYIGRAYDYEHQPLSPMLDKNRVSIGLMYRIKAF
- a CDS encoding helix-turn-helix domain-containing protein, whose amino-acid sequence is MDIAVKHITLQQFSTPVRVENYCVFIFRGEGTIAVDTVPYSYEGNTLLFLSPYQYFQWVEGTANDNLLLEFHGDFYCIEYHKKEVACNGLLFNAIFLHPHIKVTDKRFAEIITLFERIEDESKTPSLYSEPVLKSYLQLILALASKEKSLLLEHTSLKTEHHLANDFQKLLEDHFITERNVSFYASALCLTPDSFSKKIKTLLGKTPNKLIQERVVLEAKKLLHLTYKSIKEVAFELNFEDEFYFSRFFKKNVGLSPKHFRKKVGISIVAQPKTKKSMK